The following DNA comes from Bacillota bacterium.
TTAATGAAGTCAAGTTCTCACAAATTATGCTTGGTGCCGAATCTGAGATACAGCTTCAAAAAAGAGCAGAAGTTGCTGCGCTTATCAAGTATTCGGTAATGATAGTGTCTACTTTGCCAATTATTATGGCATATCCATTTGTTCAAAAATATTTTACAAAGGGGGTAATGGTGGGATCCCTAAAAGGATAGACTTATAATGTTATAATTTAATTAACAAAATTTGTGAATATACAGCTTTATACTTCATATGTTTAGTTTACCGGTTTGCTGTTGTGTTGCCACATATTATTGAATTTATCCATGAAAGGAGGTGTATGGTCAGCCTGGATTTTACGTTTGACTGAAGCAAACTGGTAAAACTGCAAGTTTTAAATTTACAAGGTTTGTTATTGAATTATTTGGATTAAACAAATAGAATTAAATGTAAGGAGGCATTACTATGAAGAAATTCATAACGGTTTTACTGGTTTTATGTATCATATGTACGTTTATGATTGGTTGCAAAGGGGAAAAGACTCAGAATCAGCGAACAGATACTGGTACAGCCAGTACTGAGGAAACTGTAAAGCCGATGGGGCCATTTCCAATTGTAAAAGACAAAATAACAATGAAACTTATGAAACCCTCGGACCCTGCGAACGGAAGTTGGGATGAATTGGAGCTTACAAAAGAACTTGAGCAGAAAACAAACATTCACTGGGACGTTATAACTGCTGTCGAGGGTTATGAAGAAAAGAAGAACATTGCACTGGCAACGGGAGACCTTCCTGATGTATTTTTTAATTCACTTTCTACTGTGGAAGAGGATAAGTATGGTCCTCAGGGAATCCTCATTCCATTGGATGATTTGATTGACAAGTATGCTCCCAATGTCAAGCTGCAAATGGAAAAGTACCCTGATTTTAAAAAGACAATCACTTCTCTGGATGGGAAAATATATGCTCTGGGGACAATATGTCAGACTGCTACCATGGGAGTATATAAACTTCATATCAATATGAAGTGGCTTGAAAAAGTTGGCATGCAGAAACCTAAAACAGTGGATGAGCTTTACAATGTTCTAAAAGCATTTAAGGAAAAGGACCCGAATGGAAATGGCAAACCCGATGAAATACCTTTTTCCGAACAGGGTTTTACCTGGCTTGACGGCACGTTGCTAGGCGCTTTTGGTGAACCCTGTGGCGGCTCCAACCCTCTGGTTAATATTAAGAATGGAAAGGTATCGTTTGTTCCTCTATCGGAAGGCTTTAAGGCATATCTAGGATTTTTGAGGAAAATTTATGCAGAAAAACTTATGGACAATGATATGCTTTCCCAAACAATGGATGAGCTAACTGCAAAACTTAAGAAAGATATGGTTGGCATTTCATCACAAGGTTCAAGAGGAAACTGGCAGGATTTCGAAATTCTTGAACCTATGACATCCAGTCTGAATTCCAAGCAGCTTGCAACAGCTATGGACACATATTACAGCGGATATTACGCTATCACAAAGGCATGCAAGTACCCTGAAGCTGCAATAAAATGGGCTGATATTTTCTACAGGGATATTGACAATGCTGTAGATGGGTATTGCGGAATAGCAATGTGGATAGGAAGAAAGGGTGTTGACTGGGACTTTGCCAACGAAGAAAAAACCAAGTATAAATGGTTATTCAAGCCCCCCGAGGGAGAAAACTCGTGGCTGTATTTTATAAAAAATAAGGGTATCGGTTGGGGACCTGGTTTAATAACACTTATGGCTGTAATTGAAGGTGATCCTTATCTTGAGTGGGTTGCTAACGGAAACAAGAATTTTTACTATCCTTATCTTGCAAAGGACATGTATTTTCCGGCAGGAGTTAGGTTTACAGATGCAGAAAATAAGAAGGTAGCTACTATTCAAAACGATTTGAACACATATATTAATGAATTTAAAGCTAAAATTGTGGCAGGTGAAGAATCCCTTACAAACTGGAATACTTATGAAAAAACATTGAAAGATATTGGAGTAGATGAATATATGAAGATACTACAAGCGGCTTATGACAGATTTAGCAGTTCCAAATAAAATACTAGCAGAGGTATTTAATAAAAATTGGGAAGGCAATAAATTAATGCCTTCTCAATTCAATAAATACATATCGTTAAAGCAAACTGGAAGAATAGAAGGTATGTTATAAAAGTTTGCCTTGCAGTTTAAAATATGAGCGAAGGTGGTATGTTATGGTAATTTCCTTAAAAAGAATAAGCATACTTTATAAGTATTTGATTTCATTTATAATTATTCTTGTCGTACCCCTTGCTATCCTTGGTACAATTCTTTACAACAACTCTGTTGTAGTATTACAAAAGGAAGTTGAGGAATTTGGGATATCCAGAGTATCTAATGCCCGCCAGCTCATAGAAAAGCAGTTAGGTGAACTTGAAAAAATTGCTGTTAAAATATTGTTTGATAAACAAATGGCTCCTTACGTAATTAAGAAAAATGAGTACTATATAAAGCTTGCTTCCGAGAATCTAATGAAATATAAAAACAGCAGTATGTTGATAGATGAAATATTTCTTTATTTCCACGGGGATAGTTCAATAATATCTTCCGAAGGTAAAATGTCAATAGATACATTAGAGCAATACTTCTTCAATTTTAGCAGGGATGAATACAATAAACTATTCAAAAAACTAAACAGTGTAAAACAGCCGGACACTATTGGTTTAGCAAATGAAATATATAGTACTGGGGAAGGTGAATATATTTTATACCTTTACCCTGATTTGGTGAGGGATGAACTGCCTTCAACAGTAATAATGTTTGCGATACATAAATCTACATTAATAAAATTCATCAATAATAGTTTAGGAGAACTAGATGGTGAGTTTTATGTAATTAAAAATAAGGGAGATGGGTTTGAAGAAATTGTGTCACTAGGCAGAAGGCTGGATTTTTCGGAGTTGCAGCTAAAGGATATATTCGAAAGAACAGTCGAGTCCAATATTACAGAGACTGTTGTTAACAGAAAGAAGTATTCGATTATCAAGGTGACATCGCAAACAATTAACTGGCAATATGTTTCGATTATTCCAAAGGTAATATTGTTTGAAAGAGTTTCCAATATTAGAAGTCAAGTGTATAAAGCAGTGCTTCTTGTAATTATAATAGGTATACTTGTTGCAACTCTTTTATCAATTTTTAATTATATCCCGATTAAAAAGTTGTATAAAAAGATAAAAGACAGCCTTACCCAAACTGAACAGCAAGCATATATCAATGAAATTGAGGAGATAGAATCCAAAATATTATATACTATAGAAAAAAACAAGAATCTTACAAAGCAGATAAACTATCAGCAAATACTAGTCAAGGACCAGATATTGACGATGCTTTTAAAAGGTGAAATTAAGGATGTTTTGAAGCTATCCGACCTACTTACATCGTATCAAATAATTTTAAGTGAAGGATATTACAGGGTCATAGTAATTTTTATAGGACCTCTTGAAAGGCGAAAAGCTACATACTCGGATATTTCGTTCTGGTTGGATGTTGTACTTCAAACCAGGATAACTAATGGCAGATATTATTTTCTGGAGCTTATGCATGATCAAATAGCAGTAATTGTGAACACCAGTGATTGCCAACAAAGCAGAGAAGTATTAATTAATCTATTAAATGAAATCATTCTTGTGTTTAGACATAAGCTTAATATAATGATAAGTATGGGTGTGGGGAAACTGTATAATAATGTAATGAATATTAAGGATTCATTTCTTGAAGCCTTGTCGTCCTTAGATTATCAACTCATAAAAGGTATCGGGCAGGCTGTACTCTTTGAAGATATTTTATCAGTAAAGAACGCAAAATATTGGTATCCGATTGAAGAACTCTCAAGTATGGCACAAAGTCTGAAACAAGGTAATTATGACGCTTTCATGGACATTATTGATAATATAGTGGTAAGTATTAAGTCAAGGAGACTGTCGTTAGGAATGACCCGGTTAGTATGCTTTGCTATTATTAGTACAATAATTAACTTTGCCAATGAAATAAATATGGATGATTTTACGAAAGAAATCGAATCACTTGTACAATTTGAAACATTAGACGACTTAATAAAAAAACTTGAAGATGCTGCTGTAAAAATATGTACGTACGTTAATGATGCCAAGGGCTGTAGCAATCGGAGGTTAAAAGAAGCAATAATTGACTATATAAACAAAGAGTATAGGAGTAGTATGCTCAGCCTGGAAGTTGTTGCAGAAGAGTTCAATATTTCTCCAGGATATTTAAGCCGGTTTTTTAAAGAACAGATTGGCTTTAAATTCATAGATTATGTGAAAAACCTTCGAATTAATGAGGCTAAAAAGCTGCTTGTAGAAACTCAAAAAACAATAAAGGATATAGTGGAGGAAGTAGGGTATACAGATGTGGCAAACTTTATACGAACATTTAAAGTAATGGAAGGAATAACTCCTGCAGATTATCGGAAGTTGTATTTTCAAAAGTACCAAAATTAAAAGTGCTTGTTTTTCATTTATTAAAAATAAAATTAAAAAATGCAAAGCAAATATATACCTTTAATTATATAATCATAATGTATGGATGTTTATGTAGTATAACATATGTGAGGTATATGGCACAGGTGGTAAAAACATCTAAAGAGTATGTGTTGGGGGTGTATGCAATATGAATAATTATAATATTAGTGATTATAACAACAAGAGTAAGTATGAAAACCTAATTTCTAACCCGGATTTTCTTGGAACAGGCAGTTTTCCTGAGGGATGGACTTTTGAATCACCTCGTCCGGAACTTACTCCGGAATATTCTCTAAAACATGTAGGTGAAAATAAAAGGCGACTAATTATTTCTTCTGTGGGTGATATCTATTCATTTGGATGCTGGAGCACAGAAATTAATTTGGAGGTTGGTCAATGGTACTACGCTTCTGTCCGCGTAAAAATAAAAAACATTGAAAACCCCGACTTATCTATTTGTGCCCATTTTGCCAAACATTTTTTAGTACCTGAAGACGGATGGGAGGAAGATACATTACTTAGGCAAGTTTTCAGATATAACAGTAAAGAAGAAGGAAATAAGGTGGAATTGTATTTAAGGTGTGCTGAAACAGGAAGTGTAGAATGGTATGAACCTTATATTGCAAAAATTGAACCACCAAAGCACAGGATAATCCGTGCAGCTACAGTAAGATTCGGCAATAGCATTTTAACTGAACCACTTACTCTTGAAGGGCAAAGAGAAAGGATTGCCAGGAAACTTGAAGAGGTTGGTTCTTTGAAACCAGATATTGTGGTTTTCCCTGAATTTAGTCCGGTAATTGGAGTACCAAGGGAAAACTTTGGAACATACTTTGATGATGTTACAGAAAGTGTACCAGACGGGAAGTTGTGCAGGATTTTATCAGGAGCAGCATCTAAATATGGAATGTATGTAATTGCGGGAATCATTGAAAAACGGGATAAATATATGTTCAATACAGCAGTAATATTTGATAGAAAGGGAAATTTCATAGGACAATATGATAAGACTCACCTAACATTTGGGGAAATGAAAGAGGGATTCTCATGTGGTAAAGACTACCCTGTCTTTGATCTTGATTTTGGAAGAATAGGTATACATATATGTTATGACGAGTGGTTCCCAGAAGTTTCGAGATATTATGCCCATAAGGGGGCAGAAATATTGTTCCTTCCTGTTGCTGGAGGAAAACCTATAACATGGAGGACAAGGGCTCTTGATAACGGAATATATTTTATATCGTCCTCAATAAATCCTCCAAGCATGATTATAGATTCTTCGGGTGCAATTATTGCCGAAACCCATGATGATGGAATTGCATTCGCAGACCTAAATCTCGACTATAGAAAAACTAATTGGTATATTGACCCTACCTTATCATATGGCATGCCATGTATTGTACCTCAGATGAGAAATACAACCGATAATAGGTTAATAGAAGAGCTTGGTGAGTTAATGAAGAAAAAGAATATAATGCTTAAAGAGAAGGAGTGATATTTTTTGACACATCGGGAAAAAGTAATTGCAGTTATTAAAGGCGAAAAAATTAACATTATTCCTTCTCTTGGAGAGTGTCCCATGGATGTTACGGTGTTAAAAAATCTACTTCCAAAGAGTACGGGGAATGTAGTGAAGGATCAGATCAACTTTGCAACTTTCTTTGATAATTCGGCTGTAGATGTAGGAATAGGAATAAATCAAAAAACCATAAGCAGAGATGAAACCCATCATAAGTATATGTATGAAACAGGTTCTGTATGGCTTGAAAAATATGTGCCTACCTTTTGCCGTGAAGCGCTTCAATTTCCAATAAACAGTCCGGAGGAAGCTTTTACATATAAAATGCCGGATGCAAACGAAGAAAAAAGATTGGATCACAAAGAAATGTGCAGGATAGTAAAAGCTTTTCATGATGCAGGGTATTTTGTACAGGGAAGTGTAATAGGTGCATGGGGTGCCATTTATTATTATCTGACAAGTTTTGAAAATATTTTGATGTGGATGGCAATTGAACCTGAAGCTGCACAGGCAATATTTAATATGACTAAAAAGTTCTCTCTTGATAGTGCCAAAAGATTGCTGGAATGTGGGGTTGACTGTATATTTACTGTTTCAGACCTTGGATCAGGAAATTCCCTCTTATTTTCCCGTAATATGTTTTATGAGTATGTATTCCCATGGCTTAAGGAGCTTGCAGATTTATGTCATAGTTATGGTGCATATCTTCACTTACATAGTCATGGCCATATACAGGATGTAATGGACGGTATTGTCGAGGCTGGAGTAGATATTATAAATCCTATTGGGCCATCTGACCATAATGACCTGGCAATGTTTAAAGAACGCTGGGGAGACAAGATAACAATTCATGGCGGGATAAGTACTACTATTTCACATATGACGGAACAGGAGATGAGGGACCATATATTCTCTGTAATTGAAATTGGAAGAAAAGGAGGACGCTTTTTTCCAAGGACTGAAAGTGGAATTCCACCTATGTCTGTTGAAAAAACAATGGCATATATAAATATATTAAAGGAAGCAAGACAAAAAGGATATATATAAAAGAGGTGGTATGGTTGCCTAATAAAACTAAAATTTCAATGGAATATCCTGATAATGTATTAAAATACTCATCATTAAAATATCTTCAATGGAAAGTAAGTGAAATATGTAAAGCTCTTCCCCAACATTTTGCCACTCTTGAAGAATGGAAAACTTACAAGAGTAATCTTGTGCCGAAACTAAAAGAACTATTGCCGGTATGGGAACCAACTCAAGAATTTCCGGATATTAATAAAGCAAAGATTGATTTGGGTGAGGACTTGATTCTTGAAGCAGTTGATGTAAATGTCGAATATAAATATTTTGTGCCTATACATATTTACCGCCCTAAGAATATAAATAGACAACTTCCTGTAGTACTGGTCTGTCCTGGATACGCACAACCTAAAAATGCTCAGGATGTGGCTGATATATGTATTGCTTTTGCCAAAGCGGGAATAATGGCTGCAGCTGTTGAATATGACGGTACAGGAGAATGTGCCGATAGACCTGATGCAGTTACTGGTATTAATAATGTTACTGCATTAGCATTGTTAATAGGCATGAATAATGTGGGGTTAAGAGTAATGCATAATCTCTCTGTGC
Coding sequences within:
- a CDS encoding dienelactone hydrolase family protein, with the translated sequence MPNKTKISMEYPDNVLKYSSLKYLQWKVSEICKALPQHFATLEEWKTYKSNLVPKLKELLPVWEPTQEFPDINKAKIDLGEDLILEAVDVNVEYKYFVPIHIYRPKNINRQLPVVLVCPGYAQPKNAQDVADICIAFAKAGIMAAAVEYDGTGECADRPDAVTGINNVTALALLIGMNNVGLRVMHNLSVLRYLKSRNDVNSECIGITGLCQGSIILWYTAALCEDFKAIAPICGTTTLEAEALEYTNRQGGWTGTSPFVFDILKHCDVQHLYGCFAPRPLLVQNNIVDHHWPYSGLQKVKDMIENIYGLYNANGNCSFLLEHEPHAFVGNFIKNTVEWFSNIFLNNYCMNNVKVSESR
- a CDS encoding carbon-nitrogen hydrolase family protein codes for the protein MNNYNISDYNNKSKYENLISNPDFLGTGSFPEGWTFESPRPELTPEYSLKHVGENKRRLIISSVGDIYSFGCWSTEINLEVGQWYYASVRVKIKNIENPDLSICAHFAKHFLVPEDGWEEDTLLRQVFRYNSKEEGNKVELYLRCAETGSVEWYEPYIAKIEPPKHRIIRAATVRFGNSILTEPLTLEGQRERIARKLEEVGSLKPDIVVFPEFSPVIGVPRENFGTYFDDVTESVPDGKLCRILSGAASKYGMYVIAGIIEKRDKYMFNTAVIFDRKGNFIGQYDKTHLTFGEMKEGFSCGKDYPVFDLDFGRIGIHICYDEWFPEVSRYYAHKGAEILFLPVAGGKPITWRTRALDNGIYFISSSINPPSMIIDSSGAIIAETHDDGIAFADLNLDYRKTNWYIDPTLSYGMPCIVPQMRNTTDNRLIEELGELMKKKNIMLKEKE
- a CDS encoding helix-turn-helix transcriptional regulator, producing MVISLKRISILYKYLISFIIILVVPLAILGTILYNNSVVVLQKEVEEFGISRVSNARQLIEKQLGELEKIAVKILFDKQMAPYVIKKNEYYIKLASENLMKYKNSSMLIDEIFLYFHGDSSIISSEGKMSIDTLEQYFFNFSRDEYNKLFKKLNSVKQPDTIGLANEIYSTGEGEYILYLYPDLVRDELPSTVIMFAIHKSTLIKFINNSLGELDGEFYVIKNKGDGFEEIVSLGRRLDFSELQLKDIFERTVESNITETVVNRKKYSIIKVTSQTINWQYVSIIPKVILFERVSNIRSQVYKAVLLVIIIGILVATLLSIFNYIPIKKLYKKIKDSLTQTEQQAYINEIEEIESKILYTIEKNKNLTKQINYQQILVKDQILTMLLKGEIKDVLKLSDLLTSYQIILSEGYYRVIVIFIGPLERRKATYSDISFWLDVVLQTRITNGRYYFLELMHDQIAVIVNTSDCQQSREVLINLLNEIILVFRHKLNIMISMGVGKLYNNVMNIKDSFLEALSSLDYQLIKGIGQAVLFEDILSVKNAKYWYPIEELSSMAQSLKQGNYDAFMDIIDNIVVSIKSRRLSLGMTRLVCFAIISTIINFANEINMDDFTKEIESLVQFETLDDLIKKLEDAAVKICTYVNDAKGCSNRRLKEAIIDYINKEYRSSMLSLEVVAEEFNISPGYLSRFFKEQIGFKFIDYVKNLRINEAKKLLVETQKTIKDIVEEVGYTDVANFIRTFKVMEGITPADYRKLYFQKYQN
- a CDS encoding extracellular solute-binding protein → MKKFITVLLVLCIICTFMIGCKGEKTQNQRTDTGTASTEETVKPMGPFPIVKDKITMKLMKPSDPANGSWDELELTKELEQKTNIHWDVITAVEGYEEKKNIALATGDLPDVFFNSLSTVEEDKYGPQGILIPLDDLIDKYAPNVKLQMEKYPDFKKTITSLDGKIYALGTICQTATMGVYKLHINMKWLEKVGMQKPKTVDELYNVLKAFKEKDPNGNGKPDEIPFSEQGFTWLDGTLLGAFGEPCGGSNPLVNIKNGKVSFVPLSEGFKAYLGFLRKIYAEKLMDNDMLSQTMDELTAKLKKDMVGISSQGSRGNWQDFEILEPMTSSLNSKQLATAMDTYYSGYYAITKACKYPEAAIKWADIFYRDIDNAVDGYCGIAMWIGRKGVDWDFANEEKTKYKWLFKPPEGENSWLYFIKNKGIGWGPGLITLMAVIEGDPYLEWVANGNKNFYYPYLAKDMYFPAGVRFTDAENKKVATIQNDLNTYINEFKAKIVAGEESLTNWNTYEKTLKDIGVDEYMKILQAAYDRFSSSK